The genomic DNA TCTCCCCGTCGATCTCGATTTCAATGGCCGGCTCGCCCTCGGCTTCGACCTTGAGCAAGCTCCCCTTGAAATGGCGCCGGCCTTCCAAGGGCTCTTCGGTCGTGACCTGGATGATCTTGCCGATCTGGGCCGCGAAGTGCTCGGGCTTGGCCAAAGGCCGGTCCAAACCCGGGGAAGAGATCTCCAGATGATAGCGCCCTGAAACTTCGGCCTCAACATCCAGAATCGTGCCCAGCGCCTCGCTGAAGGCCTGGCAATCGTCGATGCCGAAGCCCCCGCCACCCGGCCGATCGAGATAA from bacterium includes the following:
- the rimP gene encoding ribosome maturation factor RimP, encoding MVHQVGLEGFFPRFFFVFMDRELASVLQLAEPVAQSMGYEILKGELTSERGDRVLRIYLDRPGGGGFGIDDCQAFSEALGTILDVEAEVSGRYHLEISSPGLDRPLAKPEHFAAQIGKIIQVTTEEPLEGRRHFKGSLLKVEAEGEPAIEIEIDGETHRLPVAAVKKANLDYFASEAKAAGPKPGPRQHKKKKGH